The DNA window TATGTGGAAAAGCTGCATGCGCTGGCGTGCGTGCTCGATCACGCGCAACAACACGGCAACCTGCTGACCTCGCTGGATCGCCCAGTCCCGGTACTCACCAAACACGCCCTGCCGGCCGGGACCAGCCTCAATGCCTGGGCCGGAGAACGCGCGATCGAGCCGCAACTGCTTGCCCGGCTGAATCCCGCCCTGGCCGGCGTGCGCGCCGCGCCGCGTGGTGTGCATGTGCTCGCTCCGATCGCACAAGCGCAGCCAGGATCAGCCAACGCCGTTGTCGCATCGGCTGATCTGGGCAGGATTATCGACACCAACGATGCGGCCCCGACGGTCGTTGCGACGTCAACCTCCAAGGCCTCGACGTCTCAGGCACGGACCCACACCGTTCGCAACGGCGAGTCCGCCTGGACCATTGCACGTCGCTACGGCGTCACCGTGACGACGCTGCTCGCCAGCAATGGCCTGGACAAGCGCGCAGTTCTCAAGCCAGGCATGGTGCTGTCGTTCGACGGCATGCCTTGATTTAAGCGCGACCAGCGCACTGCTCGCCGTGTCGTTGCCCCGATTAGACTGAATAGAGCGGCTAACAAAACGTAGCGAGCAGTCGTCGGGTGGGTGCTGGCGGCGCGGAGGAACCGGAGTGCACGCGTGGTACATGCCGATTCCGAGCACCGGCCGCGCCAGCCTGGCGGTGAGCGCAGTCGTTTTGTTAGCCGCTCTTGGTCCGGACATTTGCTATATCTCAAGCATCCCTACGACCTGTCAGATGAAGCAGTCTGCGAACGGTGGCTGGAAAATCCGTATCGGCGAGGTCGTTTTCCAGAAAAGGCAATCGCATACTAGTTCAAGCGGATGCGGCGCATCCTGCGACATATTGATCGAGTCCCGTACATGTCGGGTTGGCTGATTGGAGACGTAAATGCCTGAACTTCCCGAAGTCGAAACCGCCTTGCGTGGCTTGTCGCCGCATCTGCTCGGGCAACGCATCCATGGCGTCATCTTGCGGCGGCCGGACCTGCGCTGGCCGATTCCTGAGCAAATCGAGCGACTGCTTCCTGGCGCGACCATCACCAATCTGCGCCGTCGCGCCAAGTACTTATTAATTGATACAGATGCCGGAGGCAGTGCGTTGCTACACCTCGGGATGTCCGGAAGCCTGCGTGTGTTGTCTGGCGATACGTTGCCGCGTGCGCACGATCATGTGGATATCAGCCTGCAGAATGGGCGTGTGTTGCGTTTAAACGACCCACGCCGCTTCGGTTGTCTGTTGTGGCAATCCGATACCCAAACCCATGAGTTGCTTGCCGCACTTGGTCCAGAACCATTATCCGATTCATTTACTGGCGATTATCTGCACGCGCTGGCGCGTGGTCGCCGTGCGGCAGTGAAAATCTTTCTGATGGACCAATCTGTTGTTGTAGGTGTTGGTAATATTTATGCTGCCGAGAGCCTGCATCGCGCGGGGGTCAGCCCGTTGCGAGAGGCTGGCAAGGTGTCGCTGGATCGCTATCGGCGCTTGGCTACGGCGGTGAAAGACATTCTGGGATATGCGATTGAGCGTGGTGGAACCACATTGCGGGATTTCATCAGTCCCGACGGTGCCCCTGGCTATTTCGAGCAGGAGCTCACGGTATATGGACGCGAAGGTGAACCTTGCAAGCAGTGCGGGCGCATGCTGCAGCACGCCACGATCGGACAACGCGCAACCGTGTGGTGCGGTAGTTGCCAGCGGTAAAACCTTCAGGACAACGAGCTTGGCGAACCGGGCAACGCACCAGGTCTGACATCTGAAGCTGTGCTGCTTCCAAACTACTTGGAGCAGCTGCCAATACTTGGCGAGCGGTCATTAAATGGTTGCGGACAAGGCATAGTCATCGTTCTGTGCGATCTGTGCGAATGACAGATGCCGCATCAATCACCAACCCCGCGCTCTTGCAGCTGCATAGCGGCTTCTATTAGCTGCTCTAAGGAAGGTCTGAACAACTCTCAACACCTAAAAATATCAGCATAGAGAGCGCCAGTAACGCGTAAATTGGGTATGTAAGACGAGATTTTGCGCTTATCTGGCGGCTTCAGCTGCCGCCGGACAGCATTATGCCTTGGCCGGCAATAACTGCCGGCGCACCATCCATAGATTGGATAGCGCAAACAGCGTCAGCACCTGCGCGGTATTCTTCGCTAGGCCGCGATAGCGGACCTTGACGTAACCAAACTGGCGTTTGATCACCCGAAATGGATGTTCCACCTTCGCCCGCAGGCTGGCCTTGGTGTGCTCCCAGCGCTGGGCCCACTGCAACTCGCGCGCGTTCTTGATCTGCTTGAGCTTGGACGGCTTCTCTGCAATCAGGTAGCGCAACTTGCGCTTGCGCGCCATCTCCGCGCGCTTGTCCAGCCCCGTGTAACCGCTATCCCCGCTGAGCGTGTCTTCCTTGCCATGCAGCAGCTTGTGCGCCTGCGTGATATCGGCAACGTTGGCCGCCGTGCATTCCACGTGGTGCACCAACCCGGACACATCGTCTACTCCAATGTGCGCTTTCATCCCGAAGTAATATTGCTTGCCTTTCTTGGTCTGGTGCATCTCAGGATCGCGCGCGTGGTCAGCGTTCTTGGTCGAACTGGGCGCAGCGATCAGGGTTGCATCGACGATCGTGCCCGAGCGCAGACTTTGACCCTTGCGCGCCAGATGCGCGTTGACCGCTTCCAGCATCCGCGCGGCCAGGCCATGGGTCTCCAGCAAACGACGAAAATTGAGAATCGTGGTCTCGTCAGGAACGTTGTCCAACCCACCGAGCTGGGCAAAACGCCGCAAGCTCGGGATCTCATGCAACGCTTCTTCCATCGCCGGATCGCTCAGCGCGTACCACTGTTGCAGTAGATGAATCCGCAACATCGTGGCCAGTGCGTACGGCTGCCGACCTGGCCGTCCCGACGCCGGATAGTGCGGTGCGATCAGCGCAAGCAACCGCTGCCACGGAACGACCTGCTCCATCTCGGCCAGGAAGATTTCCCGGCGGGTCTGCTTGCGCTTACCCAGGCCCTCGGCGTCACCAAACGTCAGTTGCATGGATCACTCCTCAACGTAGGTGTGTAGTGTCGCGCATCTGGGGGCGTTGTTCAGAGCTTCCCTAATAAGAGTGGCTAACAAAACGTAGCAAGTAGTCGCCAGGTGGGTGCGGACGGCGGTGTACGCGTGGTACATGCCGATCCCGAGCACCGGCTGCGCCCGCCTGGCGGTGAGCGCAGTCGTTTTGATAGCCGCTCTTATACGCTGCAATTTTTCAGGTCTCCCTACACACCTACAAATCGAGGCCGCACCATCACTGCACCGATTGGCACGCCGCATCAGGCGGCGTGCCGATCGCAACATTACTGGCCGATATGCTGCTTCAGCCAGCTATTGACGGTGTCGTGCCACAGCACGCTGTTGTCCGGCTTGAGCACCCAATGGTTCTCGTCCGGGAAATATAGGAACTTGGATGCGATGCCCTTGCGCTGCAGCGCGGTAAATGCGGCCAGGCCCTGCTCGACCGGAATGCGGAAATCCTGCTGGCCGTGGATCACCAGCATCGGTACTTTCCACTTGTCCACGTGCAACACCGGGTTGAACTTCTCGTAGCCAGCCGGGTTCTGCCACGGGGTGCCGCCATTTTCCCATTCGCTGAACCACAGTTCCTCGGTGGCATAACCCATGGTGCGGTTGTCGAACACGCCGTCGTGATCGACCAGGCATTTCCATGGATGGTTCCCATCTTTATCAAGCCACGTCCCGGCCATCCAATAGACCATGTAGCCGCCGTAGCTGGCGCCCAGTGCGCAGGCCTTGTCGCCGTTGAGGAAGCCGTACTGCTTCCGCGCAGCGGCCCACCCTTTTTGCAGATCTTCCAGCGGGCGGTCGCCCCAATGTTGGCTGATCGCGTCGGTGAATTGCTGGCCGTAGCCGGTGGAACCGTGGAAATCGATCATCACCACCGCGTAGCCCTGCCCGGCGTAAGTCTGCGGATTCCAGCGATTGCTCCAGCCATTGCCAAAGCTGTCCTGCGGGCCGCCGTGGATCAGAAACGCGACCGGATAGGTTTTGCCTTCCTGGTAGTTGTACGGCTTGACCACATAGCCGTGCACGGTGTCGTTATTCCAGCCCTTGAACTGGAACTGTTCGTAATCGCCGAATTGCACATCCGGCAGCAACTCGCCTGCGCTTTGCGTCATCGCACGCAAACTTTGGCCTTGCACATCGCTGACAAAGATCTGGTCGCCGCTCTTGAGCGAACTACGCGTAAACGCCAGCGTAGTGCCGGCCAGCGTCGGCGCATGCACGCTGCCCTCGCCCACCAGCTTGGTCGCCTCACCGCTGGCGATGTCGATCTTGAACAGCGGATGCTCGCCCAGGTCCTCGGCGCTGGTGTAGATGCTGGCGCCATCGTCGCTCAACACGATCTCGCCGGCCGAACGGTCCCACTTGGGCGCGATCTCGCGGGCCTTGCCGCTGGCCACGTCCATCGCCATCAGGCCGAAGCGGTCGGCTTCGAAACCGGGGCGCTTCATTGCGCGGTAGTATAACGTCTTGCCGTCGGTGCTGAACACCGGGCCGGCATCCCAGGCCGGGTTGGATGCGGTGAGATTGACCGGTGCGGACCTGCCGCTGGCATCCAGGCGATACAGATCGAAGTTGGTCTGCCACGACTCGTCGTTGCCGGTGGGCTTGCCCCCAGCCGTTGCAGTTTTGCCCGCCTCCGTGCCATAAGGCTGCGGCACGCGCACGCTGGCCACCACGCTGCCGCCATCCGGCGACCAGGTATAATCGTCATTGCCACCTGACGGCTTGGATGGCGCATCGCCGGCCAGCGTGGCGCTGATCGCCGAGGCACCGACCACCGCCTTTGCACCAGCGGCAGGCAGTTCGGCGACGAACAAAGTGTTGCGGCGGCCATCGTTCCAGGTGTCCCAATGCCGCACGAACAGCTGGTCGTACACCACGCCGCTGGCCTTGGCGTCCTTGACGCTGGCGAGCTTTTTCTTAGTGCAGCCCAGATCCGAGCCGCAGTCCTGGAAAACACCGGCACTGAAGACGATGCGCTTGCCATCAGGAGAAAGTTTGTAGCTGTCCACGTCCACCGCAAACGCAGTGAGCTGCTGTGGGGTGCCGCCGGCCAGCGGCTGCGCGTACAGCTGTTGCGTGCCGGATTTGCTGCTGAGCAAGTACACCGTCTTGCCGTCCGGCGACAGCGCCGGGCTGTTGACGTTCCAGCCTTCGGCAGTGAGCCGCTTGGGCGGCAATGCATCGCGGGTACGCAGGCTGCGCATCCACAGGCCGGTGGCCGGCTTGCCGTTGCCGGCGTTGGCCTGCCGCTTGGCGAACACAAGTACGTTGCCATCGGGGCTGAGCGTGGGCGAGGACACGCGGTCAAGCGCCACCATGTCGCGCACATCGAAACCACGCGCGGCGGCAAGGCTTGGCAAGGCGACCAACAGATACAGGGGCAGCACGGCGTAACGCAGCTTCATCGAGATTTCCCGCAACGGTAAAGCATCGATGGTAGGCGTTGCTGCAGCGCACGTGCAAAGGCATTAAGAGCGGCTAACAAAACCCAGGAAGAAGCCGTAAGCAGATGATGGAGCATGCAAGCGAGAGCAACGCCAAGTGGAGATCGATGCGGCGTTCAAAGCGGATGCGCAGTTTGCCCAGGCCTGCGAACCAGGCATGCGTGCGCTCGACGACCCAGCGATGACGGCCCAACCGGTCGTTGCGCTCGATTCCCTTGCGTGCGATCCGCGCAATGATGCCGCGCTGCTTGAGGAAGGCGCGACAGCGGTCGATGTCGTAAGCCTTGTCGGCGTGCAATTTGTCTGGCCAACGTCGCGGGCGCCCTGGTTTGCCACCAATTGGCGGCAAGGCGTCGATCAACTCCTCGAACACGACCGAGTCGTGCCGATTGGCGCCGGTGACGCACACTGCCAAGGGCACGCCGTTGCGGTCCACGATCAGATGCCGTTTGCTGCCGAGTTTGCCGCGATCGGTCGGGTTTGGCCCGGTGTAGGCGCCCCCCGGGGGGAGGCCACACTGGCGGCGTCCAGACTGGCTCGGCTCAGATCCAGCCTCTGGGCGCGACGCAGCTCGGTCAGCAACACCTGATGCAGACGATGCCACACACCGGCGGCTTGCCAATCACGCAACCGGCGCCAGCAGGTCATGCCGCTGCCATAGCCCAGTTCCACAGGCAGGTCTTCCCATGGCATGCCCGTGCGCAAGACATAGACGATGCCGTTGAGGGCTTGCTGATCACTGATGCGCGGCCGTCCACCTTTGGGCGAACGCTTCACTTGGGGAATCAGCGGCTCGATGCGCTTCCACAGCGCAATGGGGATCTCTTTGCGACGTGTCATGTCCGCAATTTTGCCACCGGCGAGACAAGATTCAAGGGGTTTTGTTAGACGCTCTTAGTGCGCGTCAACAGACCGAATTGATGGAGTCGGTTAGAGGCATCAAGACCATAAAACTCGCGAATAAGCAGGTCGAGCGAACTATACGACTGCGTAATGCAACTGTAGAGATGGCCGATCGAGGGATGGTGGCCCAACGCGTCACAATGGCGTTCCAGGCTATCAGCCAGCTTGTATTCGGCATGCAGCGCGTAATTTTAATTGGCGTTGGAGCGTACATGATTATTGGGAAAAAATTCTCCGCGGGAATGATTGTTGAACCGCCCCGGGATTTCGGGAGGCTCCAACTCTTGAGAAGATGGGGCGATGAGCAAGACGAAATATTCACCGGAAGTGCGAGAGCGCGCGGTTCGGCTGGTGCGGGAGCATCAGGGCGAGTACGGCTCGCAGTGGGCGGCGATCGAATCGATTGCCGGGAAGATTGGCTGTTCGTCGCAGACGCTGTGCAACTGGGTGCGTCAGGCCGAGCGTGATGCCGGCAAGCGTCAGGGGCTGACGACGGACGAGCGGACGCGGATGAAAGCGCTGGAACGCGAAGTGCGCGAGCTGAGGCAAGCCAACGAGATCCTGCGCAAGGCCAGCGCGTATTTTGCCCAGGCGGAGCTCGACCGCCGCTTCAAGCCCTGACCACGTTCGTGACCGAACATTGCGATGTTCACGGGGTCGAGCCAATCTGCAAGGTGCTGCAGGTTGCCCCGTCGACGTATTACCGCCACGCGCAGCGGGAAGCGGACGCGAACTTGCGCCCGAACCGCTGGTGGAAGGACCAGGCGCTGCGCCCGCAGATCCGGCGGGTATGGGAGCAGAACCGACAGGTGTACGGCGTGCGCAAGGTCTGGCGGCAGCTCAAGCGCGAGGGCTATGCGGTGGCCCGCTGCACGGTGGAGCGACTGATGGGCGCACTTGGCCTGCGCGGCGTGGTACGCGGGAAGGTGGTCAAGACCACGATCAGCGACAAGCGGCCGTGCCCGCTGGACAAGGTGAACCGACAGTTCCATGCGCCGTCGCCGAACCGACTGTGGGTCAGCGACTTCACGTATGTCTCGACCTGGGCCGGGTTCGTGTACGTGGCCTTCGTGATCGACGTGTACGCACGGCGGATCGTGGGCTGGAAGGTGTCGCAGACGGCGCACACGGACTTCGTGCTGGACGCGCTGGAGCAGGCGCTGCATGCGCGTCGTCCAACCGAAGGCGGCCTGATCCACCACTCCGACCGCGGCGTGCAGTATGTGTCGATCCGCTACACCGAGCGGCTGGCCGACGCCGGGATCGAGCCGTCGGTGGGCAGCGTGGGCGATAGCTATGACAACGCGTTGGCCGAGACGATCAACGGGTTGTACAAGGCCGAGGTGATCCACCGGCGCGCGTGGCGCAACCGCCAGGATGTGGAACTGGCCACGCTGGATTGGGTGGACTGGTACAACCACAAACGCTTGCTGGGGTCGATCGGGAACATTCCGCCAGCGGAAGCCGAAGAGGCTTACTATCGACAACAGGCCGGTTACGCCAAAGCGGCGTGACTCAAACCAAACAGCCTCCCGAAATCCCGGGGCGGTTCATTGTTGCGTTTTTAGCGTACGCAGACAACTTCTCACAGAAGTCTATTAGTTTCATTGACAAAGTGGTGGAGTTGCGGATGGTCCGCATGCATGGCGAGCGAATTGCCGATATAGTGCCCACTGACGCGGAAGAGGATGTTCCGGGTTGGCGCAGTGGAGAGTTGGACCGAAGACACGTGCTTACAGTGCGAAATCTGAGCTTTCGCTATTCCGATGGAGAGCCCCTCATCCTATCTGACCTCAATTTTGTGATCGAGCCGGGAGAAGTGGTGGCGATTACCGGAGTTAGCGGGTCCGGAAAGAGTACTTTGGTAAAACTCTTGCTTGGATTGCTGACGCCAACGGAAGGCGCGGTCGAAATAGACGGAATGGACATCCGGAAATACGGCTTGGCTGAGTACCGCGACCTCCTTGGCGCGGTCATGCAGGAGGATTCGCTATTTGCTGGAACGATTGCTGATAACATCGCTTTCTTCGATCCCGATGTGACTTTAGAAAGAGTCGTAAACGCCGCGAAGCTAGCGGAGTTGCACGACGATATCATTACCATGCCGATGGGTTACGAGTCATTGGTTGGAGACATGGGTTCATCGCTCTCTGGTGGGCAGCGGCAACGACTAGTTCTTGCTAGGGCGCTTTACCGCGCGCCGCAGATATTGATTCTTGATGAAGCAACAAGTCAGCTAGATCAAGCGTGTGAGGCACGGATTGATCGAGCTGTGCGCCAACTTGATATCTCGAGAATCATCATCTCGCATCGACCTAGCACGGTGGCGATGGCAGATCGAGTTCTTCAGATCGAAGATGGTCATGTCAGAGAGGCAAGTGCCTGTCAAACGGGTGGACTTGCAATTGTCTAGGTATCGGAATGTTCTCGCAGGGAAGCCGGGACATTGTAGTGCCGCGCGCAAGCGCCGTTTGGGACGAAAAGGACCGTCCATCGTCATCCATTAACAATCAATCGGAGAAGTGCTATGTCTCGCAATAAGGAAATCAAGCCAGTCTGCTACGCGAACAGCCGCGTCCTGACCGAAGATGAGCTGGTTGAGGTCAGCGGTGGTGCTACCTCGCATCCGACTCTGACTGGCGGCGGCGGCGGCGTTCCCGGCCCCATCGTCGTTCAGCCGGACGGCGACATTACGGTCGACTTCTGAGTTGTATGGAGGGGGGGCAGCCTAGCTGCCCCCTCATTAATGCAGACAATATCGGAGTGTGTAGTGCAATGCACCTGATCTATGGGAATAGTGAGGATTACCACGCGGCAGCAGTTGCCTGGGCTATGCGCAAGCTAGGAGCAGAGGCCTTCATATGGGACGGCCTAGGCGCGACGAAGGACGCTCAGATGACCTTGACTCCTGGAGCTTTGCCCGGCCGGACTCAAATGGGAACGAGAACTTTGCCGAAATTGGACAGTGTCTGGTTCCGCAGGATAGTCAAGCATGCACCAGTCAAAAACGTCGATAAAGAGGCGGTAAAATTTGTAGAGCAAGAGTTGAAGTTCGGTCATTTGAACCTCGCTGTAACCGTGCGAGCCTCCTTAGACTCAACTTCCAAGTGCAACACCCTCATAGCAAGTAAGGTGTTCACATGTCAAAAAGCTATCTCCATCTGAGTGCAGAAGAGCGCGCGGTGCTGCAAATCGAAACACGGCGTGGTCAAAGCTTGCGCTCGATCTCCAGACTTCTGTGCAGAAGCCCATCGACATTGAGCAGGGAGCTGGTCAGGCAGGGCGCCACGAGCTACTGTGCGGCAGATGCGGCCAGGCGTTACAAAGCGCGGCGTCAGCGCAGTGTTCGGCGGCGTAGGCTGACCCCGGGGACGGATTTGTTCCAGCTGGTGCGTGATCATCTTGTGCTGTGGCGCTGGTCGCCCCAGCAGATTGCTGCCAAGCTCTTGATCATGCATCCGGATGATTCTGCCCAGCGCGTCAGCCACGAAACCATCTACGCAACGATCTATGCGCACCCGCGCGGTGGCCTGAAAAAGGAGCTGGTGGAGGCTTTACGCCAGGGCAAGCCTACTCGGGGATTGCGGCGTACGACCGCTGCCAAACGCACCTGGGTGCCGGAGGAACTACGCATCGTGCACCGGCCCGAAGACGTGCGACAGCGCCTGATTCCAGGTCATTGGGAAGGCGATCTGATCAAGGGCGCGTTCAATCGTTCCTGCGTTGGCACGTTGGTGGAGCGCAAGACGCGCTTTGTGGTGCTGTGCCGAATGGACGGCTGCACGGCTGCCGATGCGCTGGAAGGGTTTACCCGCCAGATGAAAAGGCTTCCCGCTTCGATGCGAACGAGCTTGACCTATGATCGCGGGACCGAACTGACGTGTTA is part of the Xanthomonas fragariae genome and encodes:
- a CDS encoding IS5 family transposase (programmed frameshift), coding for MTRRKEIPIALWKRIEPLIPQVKRSPKGGRPRISDQQALNGIVYVLRTGMPWEDLPVELGYGSGMTCWRRLRDWQAAGVWHRLHQVLLTELRRAQRLDLSRASLDAASVAFPPGGAYTGPNPTDRGKLGSKRHLIVDRNGVPLAVCVTGANRHDSVVFEELIDALPPIGGKPGRPRRWPDKLHADKAYDIDRCRAFLKQRGIIARIARKGIERNDRLGRHRWVVERTHAWFAGLGKLRIRFERRIDLHLALLSLACSIICLRLLPGFC
- a CDS encoding IS30 family transposase; translated protein: MSKSYLHLSAEERAVLQIETRRGQSLRSISRLLCRSPSTLSRELVRQGATSYCAADAARRYKARRQRSVRRRRLTPGTDLFQLVRDHLVLWRWSPQQIAAKLLIMHPDDSAQRVSHETIYATIYAHPRGGLKKELVEALRQGKPTRGLRRTTAAKRTWVPEELRIVHRPEDVRQRLIPGHWEGDLIKGAFNRSCVGTLVERKTRFVVLCRMDGCTAADALEGFTRQMKRLPASMRTSLTYDRGTELTCYAELMQGLNINVWFADPHAPWQRGSNENTNGLLRQFLPKGADLSTVSQEYLNHIALLMNTRPRETLGWKTPSEAMEHELATFKSRVALES
- a CDS encoding ATP-binding cassette domain-containing protein is translated as MTQTKQPPEIPGRFIVAFLAYADNFSQKSISFIDKVVELRMVRMHGERIADIVPTDAEEDVPGWRSGELDRRHVLTVRNLSFRYSDGEPLILSDLNFVIEPGEVVAITGVSGSGKSTLVKLLLGLLTPTEGAVEIDGMDIRKYGLAEYRDLLGAVMQEDSLFAGTIADNIAFFDPDVTLERVVNAAKLAELHDDIITMPMGYESLVGDMGSSLSGGQRQRLVLARALYRAPQILILDEATSQLDQACEARIDRAVRQLDISRIIISHRPSTVAMADRVLQIEDGHVREASACQTGGLAIV
- a CDS encoding IS5 family transposase, which gives rise to MQLTFGDAEGLGKRKQTRREIFLAEMEQVVPWQRLLALIAPHYPASGRPGRQPYALATMLRIHLLQQWYALSDPAMEEALHEIPSLRRFAQLGGLDNVPDETTILNFRRLLETHGLAARMLEAVNAHLARKGQSLRSGTIVDATLIAAPSSTKNADHARDPEMHQTKKGKQYYFGMKAHIGVDDVSGLVHHVECTAANVADITQAHKLLHGKEDTLSGDSGYTGLDKRAEMARKRKLRYLIAEKPSKLKQIKNARELQWAQRWEHTKASLRAKVEHPFRVIKRQFGYVKVRYRGLAKNTAQVLTLFALSNLWMVRRQLLPAKA
- a CDS encoding alpha/beta hydrolase family protein, with protein sequence MKLRYAVLPLYLLVALPSLAAARGFDVRDMVALDRVSSPTLSPDGNVLVFAKRQANAGNGKPATGLWMRSLRTRDALPPKRLTAEGWNVNSPALSPDGKTVYLLSSKSGTQQLYAQPLAGGTPQQLTAFAVDVDSYKLSPDGKRIVFSAGVFQDCGSDLGCTKKKLASVKDAKASGVVYDQLFVRHWDTWNDGRRNTLFVAELPAAGAKAVVGASAISATLAGDAPSKPSGGNDDYTWSPDGGSVVASVRVPQPYGTEAGKTATAGGKPTGNDESWQTNFDLYRLDASGRSAPVNLTASNPAWDAGPVFSTDGKTLYYRAMKRPGFEADRFGLMAMDVASGKAREIAPKWDRSAGEIVLSDDGASIYTSAEDLGEHPLFKIDIASGEATKLVGEGSVHAPTLAGTTLAFTRSSLKSGDQIFVSDVQGQSLRAMTQSAGELLPDVQFGDYEQFQFKGWNNDTVHGYVVKPYNYQEGKTYPVAFLIHGGPQDSFGNGWSNRWNPQTYAGQGYAVVMIDFHGSTGYGQQFTDAISQHWGDRPLEDLQKGWAAARKQYGFLNGDKACALGASYGGYMVYWMAGTWLDKDGNHPWKCLVDHDGVFDNRTMGYATEELWFSEWENGGTPWQNPAGYEKFNPVLHVDKWKVPMLVIHGQQDFRIPVEQGLAAFTALQRKGIASKFLYFPDENHWVLKPDNSVLWHDTVNSWLKQHIGQ
- a CDS encoding IS3 family transposase (programmed frameshift), coding for MSKTKYSPEVRERAVRLVREHQGEYGSQWAAIESIAGKIGCSSQTLCNWVRQAERDAGKRQGLTTDERTRMKALEREVRELRQANEILRKASAYFCPGGARPPLQALTTFVTEHCDVHGVEPICKVLQVAPSTYYRHAQREADANLRPNRWWKDQALRPQIRRVWEQNRQVYGVRKVWRQLKREGYAVARCTVERLMGALGLRGVVRGKVVKTTISDKRPCPLDKVNRQFHAPSPNRLWVSDFTYVSTWAGFVYVAFVIDVYARRIVGWKVSQTAHTDFVLDALEQALHARRPTEGGLIHHSDRGVQYVSIRYTERLADAGIEPSVGSVGDSYDNALAETINGLYKAEVIHRRAWRNRQDVELATLDWVDWYNHKRLLGSIGNIPPAEAEEAYYRQQAGYAKAA
- the mutM gene encoding bifunctional DNA-formamidopyrimidine glycosylase/DNA-(apurinic or apyrimidinic site) lyase, coding for MPELPEVETALRGLSPHLLGQRIHGVILRRPDLRWPIPEQIERLLPGATITNLRRRAKYLLIDTDAGGSALLHLGMSGSLRVLSGDTLPRAHDHVDISLQNGRVLRLNDPRRFGCLLWQSDTQTHELLAALGPEPLSDSFTGDYLHALARGRRAAVKIFLMDQSVVVGVGNIYAAESLHRAGVSPLREAGKVSLDRYRRLATAVKDILGYAIERGGTTLRDFISPDGAPGYFEQELTVYGREGEPCKQCGRMLQHATIGQRATVWCGSCQR